The following proteins are co-located in the Sulfurovum sp. TSL6 genome:
- a CDS encoding mechanosensitive ion channel domain-containing protein, with translation MSFKHILIAFTLLSSITAYAEPVLEENSTAEVIKESTETQKLPLDMNKINQLLNKKETLDKELSDNNIWSKIYSNYHTYKELEKQHIALDETIDRLEKIKQKTRTEQEELQNAQNDKITLLGKLQLLREYEKDPFKKFLTPPEITDVPKVDSPFAVIGAVSYREKLQSDIEEYNNRYESLYRIVEKFKEKQLVLNKLLKLDPLNLDYINEQQDTIDQIKTFIPVLEIFKTTKNVYSKKIDEIELNLKNDIQREIQRTMTIGAIILFFIFLLFFIKFFVKKYMSEEESFYAINKALNISFVSILILTLLLAYIENVSYLVTILGFASAGIAIAMKDWFMSLMGWATIVLGGAIHVGDRVRFVREGVEYVGDIVDISMLRMTMHEDVNLTSYMTNRRAGRMIFIPNNFIFTDMIANYSHSGLKTVWDGIDFVITFDSDANKAMHIAKEITKKYSKGYTEITRKQLNKLRSKYGMRNTNVEPRIFTHIEPYGLKISAWYLTNSYATMTLRSTISIEIIARIQEEEKIHLAFPTQSIYVDKNVPSPQMGLDAIDPNQGL, from the coding sequence ATGAGTTTTAAACACATTCTTATAGCCTTTACTCTTTTATCTTCTATTACAGCATATGCTGAACCAGTCTTAGAGGAAAACAGCACTGCAGAGGTGATAAAAGAGTCTACAGAAACACAAAAACTACCTTTGGATATGAACAAAATAAATCAGCTTCTTAATAAAAAAGAAACGCTGGACAAAGAACTTAGTGATAACAATATCTGGTCAAAGATCTATAGTAACTATCATACATATAAAGAACTTGAAAAACAACATATAGCACTAGATGAAACCATTGACCGCTTAGAAAAAATAAAACAAAAAACTAGAACAGAACAAGAAGAGTTACAAAATGCCCAAAATGATAAGATAACACTACTTGGTAAACTTCAACTACTAAGAGAGTATGAAAAAGACCCTTTTAAAAAGTTCCTTACACCTCCTGAAATAACTGATGTACCTAAAGTAGATAGCCCTTTTGCGGTGATCGGTGCAGTATCCTATAGAGAAAAACTCCAATCCGACATAGAAGAGTACAACAATCGATATGAATCACTCTATCGTATAGTCGAAAAGTTTAAAGAGAAACAGCTTGTCCTCAACAAACTTTTAAAGTTAGACCCTCTAAACTTGGACTATATTAATGAACAACAAGACACTATAGATCAAATTAAAACATTTATTCCTGTCCTGGAGATATTTAAAACCACCAAAAATGTATATAGTAAAAAAATTGATGAAATCGAGCTTAATCTCAAAAATGATATTCAAAGAGAGATACAAAGAACTATGACGATCGGAGCTATCATCCTTTTCTTTATTTTCCTTTTATTTTTTATTAAATTTTTTGTTAAAAAATATATGTCAGAAGAAGAAAGTTTTTATGCTATCAACAAGGCACTCAATATCTCTTTTGTAAGTATTTTAATTTTAACCTTACTCCTTGCCTATATAGAAAACGTAAGTTATCTTGTCACGATCCTTGGTTTTGCCTCAGCCGGTATTGCCATTGCGATGAAAGACTGGTTCATGTCCCTTATGGGATGGGCGACCATTGTACTTGGAGGTGCAATCCATGTAGGTGACAGGGTTCGATTTGTACGAGAGGGTGTGGAGTATGTAGGGGATATCGTTGATATCTCAATGCTCCGTATGACCATGCATGAAGATGTAAACCTCACGTCTTATATGACCAACAGAAGAGCAGGGCGTATGATCTTCATTCCAAACAACTTCATATTTACTGATATGATAGCTAACTACTCTCATTCCGGACTAAAAACCGTATGGGATGGGATAGACTTTGTCATTACTTTCGATTCTGATGCAAATAAGGCTATGCATATTGCTAAAGAGATCACGAAGAAGTACTCAAAAGGGTATACTGAGATCACAAGAAAACAGCTCAACAAACTAAGAAGCAAGTATGGTATGAGAAACACCAATGTTGAGCCTCGTATCTTTACACATATTGAACCTTATGGTTTAAAAATATCGGCATGGTATCTCACTAACTCTTATGCGACTATGACATTGAGAAGTACTATTTCCATTGAGATAATCGCTCGTATTCAAGAAGAAGAGAAGATACATCTTGCATTTCCTACACAATCTATATATGTGGATAAAAATGTACCTAGTCCTCAAATGGGATTAGATGCTATAGATCCTAATCAAGGGCTATAA
- the aroB gene encoding 3-dehydroquinate synthase, translated as MIVPIELAHTQNITYDITIDALPQLTFDTNVVVVTNPTVAGYHLETLLSHIKATKLNVVTIPDGEGYKTLETVENILNECFEHKLDRKSLLIAFGGGVIGDMTGFTASIYQRGIDFIQIPTTLLSQVDASVGGKTGVNNKYGKNLIGAFYQPKAVYIDPSFLKTLPPREFAAGIAEIVKMAVMFDKSYFEFLQKSNFSDTETLKEVIKKSVELKAWVVNQDEKEAGIRAVLNYGHTFGHVVENETNYTTYLHGEAVAIGMVMANALAVELGLFSQEEAEAVKRLLEKSSLPTDYVIKDVDDFYEHFFLDKKSARGSITFILPQGMGHYKMVSDIDESIVKKVLHGFGEEK; from the coding sequence ATGATCGTCCCTATCGAATTAGCACATACTCAAAACATCACTTATGATATCACTATTGATGCATTACCCCAACTTACTTTTGACACCAATGTTGTTGTGGTTACGAACCCTACAGTTGCGGGGTACCATCTTGAAACACTTCTTTCTCACATCAAAGCCACAAAACTCAATGTGGTTACGATTCCTGATGGGGAAGGGTACAAGACCCTAGAAACAGTTGAAAATATACTGAATGAATGTTTTGAACATAAGCTCGATAGAAAATCTCTACTTATCGCCTTTGGTGGTGGTGTGATAGGTGATATGACAGGATTTACGGCAAGCATTTATCAAAGAGGGATAGACTTTATACAGATACCCACAACACTGCTTAGTCAAGTTGATGCCAGTGTAGGGGGCAAAACAGGGGTCAATAACAAATATGGAAAAAATCTCATTGGTGCTTTTTATCAACCCAAAGCTGTTTATATAGACCCTTCATTTTTAAAAACATTACCGCCTAGAGAATTTGCTGCAGGTATCGCAGAGATAGTCAAAATGGCCGTTATGTTTGACAAGTCATATTTTGAATTCTTGCAAAAATCTAATTTTAGTGACACTGAAACACTTAAAGAAGTGATCAAAAAAAGTGTAGAGCTAAAAGCATGGGTAGTCAATCAAGATGAAAAAGAGGCAGGTATACGGGCGGTACTTAACTACGGACATACTTTTGGTCATGTGGTTGAAAATGAAACCAACTACACAACCTATCTACATGGTGAAGCCGTAGCTATAGGAATGGTCATGGCCAACGCTTTGGCTGTGGAACTTGGTCTATTCTCACAGGAAGAGGCCGAAGCAGTGAAGAGACTTTTAGAAAAGTCTTCTTTACCTACAGACTATGTGATCAAAGATGTAGATGACTTTTATGAGCATTTCTTTTTAGACAAAAAAAGTGCCAGAGGGAGTATCACATTTATCTTGCCTCAAGGTATGGGTCACTATAAAATGGTATCTGATATTGATGAAAGTATTGTAAAAAAAGTACTTCACGGCTTTGGAGAAGAAAAATGA